Sequence from the Temnothorax longispinosus isolate EJ_2023e chromosome 6, Tlon_JGU_v1, whole genome shotgun sequence genome:
ACTCGTTTCAAAGCCTCTAGTCAACAATTTGCAACAAACCTCATTATCCAGGCGAGTCGCCGTAGAATTCCCTCATAAGAAGTATCCGGAATCACCATTTTTCCACTTGCCCTAGACTCATGCCCCGTTGCATTGGCGACTAGCACGGACGAGATTTGTACAACCTTTGATCTCACCGTTCCTTTCTTCATCTCGCTTCGAACAGCATCTTCATCTATCTTAGCGTCGGATAGGGGCCACTCTTCTTCAGGGCGCGAGAGCCATTGTGGTCCTAGCCACCATTTAGTCTTGATTAGTTCCCTGGCAGAACATCCTCTGGACAGAAGATCAGCAGGGTTTAAATCTCCAGGAACATGACGCCAATCATCAGGTTTTGTCAATTGCCTAATTTCTTGCACTCGTCGCCAGACAAACGTCGCCCATTGACTCTCTCTCTTGATCCATGCAAGCACCGTGGAAGAATCAGTCCAACAGTATACCTTGACCTCAGGACGATTCAAATACTTGATGGTGCTACACAGTAATCGAGCTCCAATAACAGCACCCATCAATTCCAGGCGTGGGATCGTTGGCTTTCCTAGGGGTGCGAGTCTAGATTTGGCCTGAACTAAGTGAACTTTAATCCCCTGGCTGCAGACAACTCTTACGAAAATTACTGCGACATAGGCGGCTTGACTGGCATCTACAAACAAATGGAGTGACAAAAAATCATTAGTTCCTCCAAAAGCCCATCGCGGAATTCTAACTTCACGAAGAAACTCTAAGTCTCGAAGCCACTTGACAAATGCTGCGCCCGTCTCCTCATCGACCGTCTCGTCCCAATTTGTCTTCTTAGTCCACAATGCCTGCAGAATCAGCTTCGGGCACAAGAGCACCGGGCAAACAATGCCAATTGGGTCGAATACCTTCTGTGTGGCTGCCAAAATCTTCCTTTTTGTGACTACCTCGGGGATCCTTGGCTGTAAACAATGGCCGGAAATCTTCAATGTGTCCTCACCTTTATCCCAGACAAGGCCTAAAACTGGAGTTTCTGTCGAGGGATTCATATCGCCAGAATACTCCCACCTTCAAAGGTCAAATCCTCCTTTACTCATGTATAGAGTCGCCTTCTCCTTGAAACCTTTTACCTCGTCGACCGTTGGGTGACTCATTATACTGTTGTCAACGTAGAAGGATTTTGCAAGATCACGTATTAAGTTGATCTCCTCCTCGGGCAAGTCTCGAGCGATGTTCTCCAGATGAAGATCGATGGTTGCTCCCAGCAAAAATGGGCTGCTTGATACTCCAAAAACGACACGACAGTGTCGATAGACCACAAATCCCGTGTCTTCAGGCCGTCTCTTCcacaaaaatttcataacGTCTCAATCTTGTTTTGAGACGCTAATCTGGAGGAATGCTTTTCGTATATCTGCTATCACTCCAAATTTCTGCAGCCTGAATCGTAGCAGCAACTCGGGTATCAATTCGATGAAATTTGGTCCCGTCTCTAAGCACTGATTCAACGAGGgacctcctctttctcttgaCGATGCATCGAAAACTGGGCGAATCCGAGTCGTGCTATTTTCCTTAACTACGTGTCTGTGTGGCAGGTAATGTCCATAATCCTTTGCTTCATTGCTAGAAAGTTCTTCTATTATACCATCGTTTAACCAATCCTGAAAGACGTCGTCGTAGGCTTGGTAGAGACCATCTTGTTTTAGCTTCTTGATTTTTCTAACCTCCGCTCAGCCGTCGCACGATTCATCGGTAGAGTTGGGTGGTTCTCCTTCCAGGGCAAACATACCTCATAACGTCCTTGCTCGTTTATGATTGTAGAGTGTCGAAAGCCTTTTAAGACGTTGCGCTTGATGCTGTTCCTTCGTAGATTTTTGGATTGGATCTTGTATTCCCAAAACGTCCAAATTCCACAGGTCTTCGATCTTCGCCTCGTCCACATACATAGAAAAAGCGATCGCCACACTGTCGTTGTGCTGACAAACGTGCGATGGATTTTTGCCCATTATTGTCCATCCAAACTTGGTATCAACAGCCGTTACTCCATTATCAAGTTGAACTATTCGACCGGTTAGAAGCTTGCCAGCAACATCGGCTCCTATCAAGAGGGAAATCGGTACTTCATCGTGGTTAGCATCTGTGAgattaatagattttttactTAGTTCCTTGATCCAAAAACCTCCGGTCACCCTGGGAATATTgacacatattttattctgcTCGAATGCGTTGAAATTGCATGCATAGCCACCGTCAAGACTACGTAAACAAACGAGGTAGCGTTTGTGATCCAGAGGTTGAGTACTCACGCCTCCAAACAGCGAATGAATCATCGTGCGATTACCTGTTTCCTTGAATTGCATCTTCGCAGCCACGTCAGCTGAGATATACGAATGATGTGACCCAGAGTCAACGACCGCCCGAATTAACTGTTCCTGATTGTCGTTGTATACTTTAACCATAAGTGTCTGCATAAAAACTTCCGGGCCCAATGACAGATTGGACAGATTCTCCACGACATCCTTTTGTTGAGTGTCCGTCTTCGTTTTACTTCCGGAGCTCGACGTATTAGAGGCCACACTACGACACAACAACAGAATATGCCTGTGACCACACCACGCACACTTACCCTTATAACGACAACTCTTGAGGTTATGTCCGATTTTGGCACAACAAAAGCAGGCTCTCTTTTCTTTAACAATCTCCTGCCTCTCTGCCAGAGATAGTTTCTTAGCCTTTTCACAATTCACACAGTTATGCCGTTCGTCACAAAAAATGCATTTAGAGTCGATCGTTTCATTTACTGTTAAAAGTCCTGCCGCCGTTGGTGTTTCCGACGCTTCCTGTTTCGTTCTCTTATTCCTATCCTTCACCTTTGCCTCTGAGGTGATGCCGAAACCACTAACAACCATTTCAATTCTTTGTTCTGCCTGAACCTCTTTCGCCAAAAACGACATGAGGTTAGTGAGCCTGTCCTTTGCGACGGTAGCGCCAGACGACGCCGGTGATCGTTGCCAAACTCTCAATGTCTCCTCCGGCAGCGAAGATTCCACTAGAGGATACAACATGGCCGCACACATTTCAGTAGTGACACCAAGCGACTCGAGCGCTCTCAACTGCGTTTCGAGCTTATCGAACAGGTTACCGACGGATGGCTTCTTTCCCGACTTAGTGGTGTTGTTCAACACCAACTTGAGCAGCTCGCGCACGTATAGCTCAATTAACAAATCGCTTTTACCGAATCTTGATTTTAAACTGTCTATGACTTTGTCATAATTTTCCGCGATCGGTGGATAACTATTCACGAGATCACTAGCTCTAGAATCCTTTACCATAGCCTGAACTAAATATTGGAATTTATCTTCCTTGGTAATCTGTTGATCTTCGTggatatttttaaagagaCTCCAAAATTGCAGCCACTCGTGTAACTCTCCGCTGAATTTCTGTAACTCGATCTTCGGTAGCTTGAATCGTTTATCTTGGATGGCTTGTTCGTTGTCACGTCTGTTCCTTGGTTGAACAGCCTCGCCGTCATTTGCAATTGGGGGCGTCGGTTGCATCAGATTCGTAACTTGTGTCTTGATGCGATAATACTTGAGACGATATTCATCGCATGTCGCGGATTCTTCTTCGAGGTCCTGATCCGTCATTTCTTCTTGATCGAGTAGTAACTGTTGCAACTTATCGTTGAGATCCTCGATTTCACTGGCTTTATCTTTTAACAACGCAAACTGTGCTTGTATATCCTCGATTGCTGCGTCTCTACTTATATTCGTTGAGAGCCAGTTGTATGTCCTTGTGAATGCCGCACGCGCGGTTTTCCTTAACTTCTTGCAGTTATCCATGATCACACGAGATTATTTACGCCAGAGTCCTGTCACGGTCGCCAGATGTTCAAAACTTGAACTGAATAAGATGCGTAAATAAGGCACAGATATGTAAGAATGATATCTTTATTCGGGATTTCTCAAGAACGCACGTGTCGCTAGCACATCTCAACGAACTCTGCCCGCACACACTCATACCACACAGGAGACAAGCCTGCcaactactcgaaaaataagaattttctcTCACAAGCCACACAAGCGCTCTCTAACAAAGTTCTCTCTCTACACAAACATTTTCGATTGAATTTGCATCGGGCGATTGTGACGGCCAATCAAATGATTGATGTCAGATTCCTGCTCCTTCCACTCAGTACAGAGTGTTCCGGTGTTTCGGATTATTATTCTTCTGCACACAGGATCcaatcttcatttttttttttttttataaactatgaGTTGG
This genomic interval carries:
- the LOC139814866 gene encoding uncharacterized protein, whose product is MNPSTETPVLGLVWDKGEDTLKISGHCLQPRIPEVVTKRKILAATQKVFDPIGIVCPVLLCPKLILQALWTKKTNWDETVDEETGAAFVKWLRDLEFLREVRIPRWAFGGTNDFLSLHLFVDASQAAYVAVIFVRVVCSQGIKVHLVQAKSRLAPLGKPTIPRLELMGAVIGARLLCSTIKYLNRPEVKVYCWTDSSTVLAWIKRESQWATFVWRRVQEIRQLTKPDDWRHVPGDLNPADLLSRGCSARELIKTKWWLGPQWLSRPEEEWPLSDAKIDEDAVRSEMKKGTVRSKVVQISSVLVANATGHESRASGKMVIPDTSYEGILRRLAWIMRFVANC
- the LOC139814867 gene encoding uncharacterized protein, with amino-acid sequence MDNCKKLRKTARAAFTRTYNWLSTNISRDAAIEDIQAQFALLKDKASEIEDLNDKLQQLLLDQEEMTDQDLEEESATCDEYRLKYYRIKTQVTNLMQPTPPIANDGEAVQPRNRRDNEQAIQDKRFKLPKIELQKFSGELHEWLQFWSLFKNIHEDQQITKEDKFQYLVQAMVKDSRASDLVNSYPPIAENYDKVIDSLKSRFGKSDLLIELYVRELLKLVLNNTTKSGKKPSVGNLFDKLETQLRALESLGVTTEMCAAMLYPLVESSLPEETLRVWQRSPASSGATVAKDRLTNLMSFLAKEVQAEQRIEMVVSGFGITSEAKVKDRNKRTKQEASETPTAAGLLTVNETIDSKCIFCDERHNCVNCEKAKKLSLAERQEIVKEKRACFCCAKIGHNLKSCRYKGKCAWCGHRHILLLCRSVASNTSSSGSKTKTDTQQKDVVENLSNLSLGPEVFMQTLMVKVYNDNQEQLIRAVVDSGSHHSYISADVAAKMQFKETGNRTMIHSLFGGVSTQPLDHKRYLVCLRSLDGGYACNFNAFEQNKICVNIPRVTGGFWIKELSKKSINLTDANHDEVPISLLIGADVAGKLLTGRIVQLDNGVTAVDTKFGWTIMGKNPSHVCQHNDSVAIAFSMYVDEAKIEDLWNLDVLGIQDPIQKSTKEQHQAQRLKRLSTLYNHKRARTL